In a single window of the Canis lupus dingo isolate Sandy chromosome 18, ASM325472v2, whole genome shotgun sequence genome:
- the TMEM80 gene encoding transmembrane protein 80 isoform X3, protein MAAARRGRASSTMLSSVSLQMLLCLSGAYDALYFLATLLLIIYKSQVFTYPYPYLVLDLSLLLLTGILEVARLYLGTKGNLTEAEVPLAISLVLTAGGALLSTHFLLWQTLVLQADSILGATRLALHGLEAALQLVAIAAFVS, encoded by the exons GGAGAGCATCGTCCACGATG CTCTCGTCCGTGTCTCTGCAAATGCTGCTCTGCCTGAGTGGGGCGTATGATGCCCTGTATTTCCTGGCCACGCTGCTCCTGATCATATATAAAA GTCAGGTTTTCACTTATCCTTATCCTTACCTGGTGCTCGACCTGAGTCTGCTGCTCCTCACGGGGATTCTGGAAGTGGCTCGGTTATATCTTG GCACCAAGGGCAACCTGACGGAGGCGGAGGTGCCGCTGGCCATCAGCCTGGTCCTTACCGCGGGGGGCGCCCTGCTGTCCACCCACTTCCTGCTCTGGCAGACCCTGGTGCTGCAGGCCGACTCCATCCTCGGTGCCACGCGCCTGGCGCTGCACGGCCTGGAGGCCGCCCTGCAGCTGGTGGCCATTGCCGCCTTCGTCAGCTAG
- the TMEM80 gene encoding transmembrane protein 80 isoform X1 yields MAAARRGRASSTMLSSVSLQMLLCLSGAYDALYFLATLLLIIYKSQVFTYPYPYLVLDLSLLLLTGILEVARLYLEGPTGVQASGPLCLPRRRRPPSGAPQRAPTVCRSTRTGRAGGDRQLAPRPCTPPGHSSMSRPPAPATPTPTSEDAGTCPCHPRSTAGACGHRWRGRAHTPGAAGGAGHRLPSSSRGSAFPVTDPFVESPVVFYGCAQRTPELPLAQRKIFLEIFF; encoded by the exons GGAGAGCATCGTCCACGATG CTCTCGTCCGTGTCTCTGCAAATGCTGCTCTGCCTGAGTGGGGCGTATGATGCCCTGTATTTCCTGGCCACGCTGCTCCTGATCATATATAAAA GTCAGGTTTTCACTTATCCTTATCCTTACCTGGTGCTCGACCTGAGTCTGCTGCTCCTCACGGGGATTCTGGAAGTGGCTCGGTTATATCTTG AGGGCCCCACCGGGGTGCAGGCCTCCGGCCCTCTCTGCCTCCCGCGCCGCCGCAGGCCACCCTCTGGCGCTCCGCAGCGGGCGCCTACCGTGTGTAGGAGCACCCGCACAGGAAGAGCTGGTGGCGACCGACAGCTGGCTCCCCGGCCCTGCACCCCGCCCGGGCACAGCAGCATGTCCCGCCCACCTGCACCAGCGACGCCGACGCCCACCAGCGAAGACGCAGGCACGTGCCCTTGTCACCCCCGCAGCACTGCGGGGGCCTGTGGGCATCGCTGGCGCGGACGAGCCCACACCCCTGGGGCGGCAGGTGGCGCGGGGCACCGGCTCCCCTCCAGCAGCCGGGGCTCAGCGTTTCCTGTGACTGACCCGTTCGTAGAATCCCCAGTTGTGTTTTACGGGTGTGCCCAACGCACTCCAGAATTGCCCTTAGcccagagaaaaatatttttggaaatttttttttaa
- the TMEM80 gene encoding transmembrane protein 80 isoform X2, protein MLSSVSLQMLLCLSGAYDALYFLATLLLIIYKSQVFTYPYPYLVLDLSLLLLTGILEVARLYLEGPTGVQASGPLCLPRRRRPPSGAPQRAPTVCRSTRTGRAGGDRQLAPRPCTPPGHSSMSRPPAPATPTPTSEDAGTCPCHPRSTAGACGHRWRGRAHTPGAAGGAGHRLPSSSRGSAFPVTDPFVESPVVFYGCAQRTPELPLAQRKIFLEIFF, encoded by the exons ATG CTCTCGTCCGTGTCTCTGCAAATGCTGCTCTGCCTGAGTGGGGCGTATGATGCCCTGTATTTCCTGGCCACGCTGCTCCTGATCATATATAAAA GTCAGGTTTTCACTTATCCTTATCCTTACCTGGTGCTCGACCTGAGTCTGCTGCTCCTCACGGGGATTCTGGAAGTGGCTCGGTTATATCTTG AGGGCCCCACCGGGGTGCAGGCCTCCGGCCCTCTCTGCCTCCCGCGCCGCCGCAGGCCACCCTCTGGCGCTCCGCAGCGGGCGCCTACCGTGTGTAGGAGCACCCGCACAGGAAGAGCTGGTGGCGACCGACAGCTGGCTCCCCGGCCCTGCACCCCGCCCGGGCACAGCAGCATGTCCCGCCCACCTGCACCAGCGACGCCGACGCCCACCAGCGAAGACGCAGGCACGTGCCCTTGTCACCCCCGCAGCACTGCGGGGGCCTGTGGGCATCGCTGGCGCGGACGAGCCCACACCCCTGGGGCGGCAGGTGGCGCGGGGCACCGGCTCCCCTCCAGCAGCCGGGGCTCAGCGTTTCCTGTGACTGACCCGTTCGTAGAATCCCCAGTTGTGTTTTACGGGTGTGCCCAACGCACTCCAGAATTGCCCTTAGcccagagaaaaatatttttggaaatttttttttaa